In the genome of Gemmatimonadales bacterium, one region contains:
- a CDS encoding PilT/PilU family type 4a pilus ATPase — protein sequence MADEIGGPGSDVLTGDVNPGGFHFRQVIVEMIQRGASDLLLKGGRPPTIRVNGQLHALSMPQIKADELKALAESLMTPRQLREFGEVKESDFGIGVPGIGRFRTNVYLQRGSIAFAFRAIPYEVRTIRELLLPAVLEEISLKPRGLVLVTGITGSGKSTALAAMIDHINRNRRANIITIEDPIEFLHRDQLSSVSQREIGSDTVSFGDALKHVLRQDPDVILIGEIRDMETMDTAIKAADTGHLVLSTIHTTDATQTISRVLSFYPPHQHTEMRMLLSTALGAVVSMRLVPRADAKGRIPAVEVLINTAAVAENIRDTQKSLNIPDLINEGGMNYGMQSFDQSLMRWYQDGVITYDDAVFNATHPSEFALRASGVSGTSDRTFSDLTSGDRR from the coding sequence ATGGCTGACGAAATCGGGGGACCCGGGAGCGACGTCCTCACCGGCGACGTGAATCCGGGGGGATTCCATTTCCGGCAGGTCATCGTCGAGATGATCCAGCGCGGTGCGTCCGACCTGCTGCTCAAGGGGGGCCGCCCGCCGACGATTCGCGTCAACGGCCAGCTGCACGCGCTCTCCATGCCGCAGATCAAGGCCGATGAGCTCAAGGCGCTCGCCGAATCACTGATGACCCCGCGCCAGTTGCGCGAGTTCGGTGAAGTCAAGGAATCCGATTTCGGCATCGGCGTCCCGGGGATCGGCCGTTTCCGGACCAACGTCTATCTCCAGCGCGGCAGCATCGCGTTCGCCTTTCGCGCGATTCCCTACGAGGTGCGGACGATTCGCGAATTGCTCCTCCCGGCGGTGCTCGAAGAGATTTCGCTCAAGCCCCGCGGCTTGGTGCTGGTCACCGGGATCACCGGCAGCGGCAAGTCGACCGCGCTGGCGGCGATGATCGATCACATCAACCGGAACCGTCGCGCCAACATCATCACCATCGAAGATCCGATCGAGTTCCTTCACCGCGACCAGTTGTCGAGCGTGTCGCAACGCGAAATCGGCAGCGACACGGTGTCGTTCGGGGACGCACTGAAACACGTACTGCGCCAGGACCCGGACGTGATCCTCATCGGCGAAATTCGCGACATGGAGACGATGGACACCGCGATCAAGGCTGCAGATACCGGGCACCTGGTCCTCTCCACCATTCACACCACCGACGCGACCCAGACGATCTCGCGCGTGTTGTCGTTCTATCCGCCGCACCAGCACACTGAAATGCGCATGCTCCTCTCGACCGCGCTCGGCGCCGTCGTCTCGATGCGGCTGGTTCCGCGTGCCGATGCCAAGGGGCGCATTCCCGCCGTCGAAGTGCTGATCAACACGGCGGCGGTCGCCGAGAACATCCGCGACACCCAGAAATCACTCAACATTCCCGACCTGATCAACGAAGGCGGGATGAACTACGGCATGCAATCGTTCGACCAGTCGCTGATGCGCTGGTACCAGGACGGCGTCATCACGTACGACGATGCGGTGTTCAACGCGACGCATCCGAGCGAGTTCGCCCTGCGGGCCTCCGGCGTGAGCGGTACCTCCGATCGCACCTTCTCCGACCTGACGAGCGGAGACCGCCGCTGA
- the accC gene encoding acetyl-CoA carboxylase biotin carboxylase subunit, which translates to MFRKVMIANRGEIALRVIRACRELGIKTVAVYSEADRESLHVRFADDDVCIGPPPGRMSYLRIPSLIAAAEVTGADAIHPGYGFLAENAEFADTCRASNIVFIGPTGDQIRSMGDKASARRLAGDAGVPTVPGSAGVLKDADEAIGIAEGIGFPVIIKATAGGGGKGMRIAHDAEQFAQLFSLAQNEALSAFGNGDVYVEKYLAKPRHVEIQVLGDQHGTVIHLGERDCSVQRRHQKLIEESPSPALTPELRERMGSAAVGLAAAIGYTGAGTIEFLLDADGSFYFMEMNTRIQVEHPVTEMVTGHDLVKEQIRVAAGQPLSFGVTPLVGHAIEVRINAEDPYRNFQPCPGLITAYHPPGGPGVRVDTHVYAGYTVPPYYDSLLAKLIVHGRDRAEALARLGQALDSFILEGVKTTIPFLARVIRHPDFVAGNIDTKFLERESHLLRPEHLETHQDRSHGALAESHAS; encoded by the coding sequence ATGTTCCGCAAGGTGATGATCGCCAACCGCGGCGAAATTGCGCTGCGGGTGATTCGCGCATGCCGCGAACTGGGGATCAAGACTGTCGCGGTCTACAGCGAAGCCGACCGCGAGTCGCTGCACGTCCGTTTTGCCGACGATGACGTCTGCATCGGTCCGCCGCCGGGCCGCATGTCGTACCTGCGGATCCCGTCGCTCATTGCCGCCGCAGAGGTCACCGGCGCGGATGCGATTCACCCCGGCTACGGCTTTCTTGCCGAGAATGCGGAATTCGCCGACACCTGTCGCGCGTCGAACATCGTCTTCATCGGGCCGACCGGCGATCAGATCCGCTCGATGGGCGACAAGGCCTCCGCCCGCCGTCTCGCCGGCGACGCCGGCGTGCCGACGGTGCCGGGATCAGCCGGGGTCCTCAAGGACGCCGACGAGGCGATCGGCATCGCAGAAGGGATCGGCTTCCCGGTCATCATCAAGGCGACCGCCGGTGGTGGCGGCAAGGGAATGCGGATCGCGCATGACGCCGAGCAGTTCGCGCAGCTGTTTTCGCTGGCGCAGAACGAAGCATTGTCGGCGTTCGGCAACGGCGACGTTTACGTCGAGAAGTATCTCGCCAAGCCGCGTCACGTCGAGATCCAGGTGCTCGGCGACCAGCACGGCACGGTGATCCATCTCGGTGAACGCGATTGTTCGGTGCAGCGCCGTCATCAAAAGCTGATCGAAGAGTCACCATCACCCGCGCTGACGCCCGAGCTGCGCGAGCGGATGGGCTCTGCGGCCGTGGGACTTGCCGCCGCGATCGGCTACACGGGCGCCGGGACCATCGAGTTCCTGCTCGACGCCGACGGATCGTTCTATTTCATGGAGATGAACACCCGCATCCAGGTCGAACACCCCGTCACCGAAATGGTGACCGGACACGATCTGGTCAAGGAGCAGATCCGCGTCGCGGCGGGTCAGCCGCTCTCCTTCGGCGTCACGCCGCTGGTGGGGCATGCGATCGAAGTCCGGATCAACGCCGAAGATCCGTATCGCAACTTCCAGCCGTGTCCCGGGCTGATCACGGCGTACCACCCGCCTGGCGGCCCCGGCGTCCGCGTCGATACCCACGTCTACGCTGGTTACACCGTCCCGCCGTACTACGACTCGCTCCTCGCCAAACTGATCGTGCATGGACGTGATCGTGCGGAGGCGCTGGCCCGTCTGGGACAGGCGCTCGACTCGTTCATCCTGGAAGGGGTGAAGACGACGATTCCGTTCCTGGCGCGCGTCATTCGGCATCCCGATTTCGTGGCCGGCAACATCGACACCAAGTTCCTCGAGCGCGAGTCGCACCTGCTTCGGCCCGAGCATCTCGAGACGCACCAGGATCGTTCGCACGGCGCACTGGCCGAGTCGCACGCCTCATGA
- the accB gene encoding acetyl-CoA carboxylase biotin carboxyl carrier protein, whose translation MTPEEMQELARAIEQIPGLKGIDFRDVRRLAHLLRERPEIGSIELKGFFGTGVVITRTNQGGPAVAAMPQQFVAAPSAPQAAPGAEGAPAAAAPTPAASTLKEVRSPMVGTFYAQPEPGAEPYVRVGSRVSSGQTVCIIEAMKIMNEIEAEVTGVVREVLVDDTSPVEYGQVLFRVDPNG comes from the coding sequence ATGACGCCAGAAGAAATGCAGGAACTGGCGCGAGCCATCGAGCAGATCCCGGGGCTCAAGGGGATCGATTTCCGCGACGTTCGGCGCCTCGCGCACTTGCTGCGGGAGCGTCCCGAAATCGGGTCGATCGAACTCAAGGGGTTCTTCGGCACCGGCGTCGTGATCACGCGCACCAATCAGGGCGGACCGGCGGTCGCGGCGATGCCGCAGCAATTCGTCGCTGCGCCGTCGGCACCACAGGCGGCACCGGGCGCCGAGGGTGCGCCGGCTGCCGCGGCACCGACGCCGGCGGCGAGCACCTTGAAGGAGGTGCGGTCGCCGATGGTCGGGACGTTCTACGCCCAGCCGGAACCGGGCGCGGAGCCGTACGTTCGCGTCGGCTCGCGGGTCTCCTCCGGGCAGACGGTGTGCATCATCGAAGCGATGAAGATCATGAACGAGATCGAGGCCGAGGTCACAGGCGTGGTGCGTGAAGTCCTGGTGGACGACACTTCGCCGGTCGAATACGGACAGGTGCTCTTCCGGGTGGATCCCAATGGCTGA
- a CDS encoding 2-phosphosulfolactate phosphatase — MKLDVVFSPRELAAGEVSDRTVLVVDVLRATSTICAALHHGARAVIAAADTAEATRLEQALGPSDVVLAGERNMVRIPGFPLGNSPGEMTPEAVRGKTVVMTTTNGTNALLATAGARAVAVAAAVNLTRAGEFAQRTLDRDGDLLILCAGRPNGFGLDDAYIAGCLATRALGGRRRRKGLNDAALVSVDLVSRYRDRTERVLSLSRAGRELTAVGFRADVELAATIDAFPVLPIFHDRRITLAADAAVNG, encoded by the coding sequence ATGAAGCTCGATGTCGTCTTCTCGCCGCGCGAGCTCGCGGCGGGTGAGGTGTCGGATCGCACGGTCCTGGTGGTCGACGTCCTGCGCGCCACATCAACGATCTGCGCCGCACTGCATCATGGCGCGCGTGCCGTGATCGCGGCGGCCGACACCGCCGAAGCGACTCGCCTCGAGCAGGCGCTCGGTCCGAGCGACGTCGTCCTGGCCGGCGAGCGCAACATGGTACGAATCCCCGGATTTCCGCTGGGCAACTCTCCCGGCGAAATGACGCCGGAAGCCGTGCGAGGCAAGACCGTCGTGATGACAACGACCAACGGGACGAATGCGCTGCTCGCCACGGCGGGGGCGCGGGCGGTCGCGGTTGCCGCTGCGGTGAACCTCACGCGCGCCGGCGAATTTGCGCAGCGCACGCTTGACCGCGACGGAGATCTCCTGATCCTCTGCGCCGGCCGCCCCAACGGCTTCGGCCTCGACGATGCCTACATCGCGGGCTGCCTCGCAACGCGGGCCCTCGGCGGACGGCGCCGCCGCAAGGGACTCAACGACGCCGCGCTCGTGTCGGTGGACCTGGTGAGCCGCTACCGTGACCGCACCGAACGAGTCCTGTCGCTCTCGCGAGCCGGGCGCGAACTGACCGCTGTTGGTTTTCGCGCCGATGTCGAACTCGCCGCGACGATCGACGCGTTTCCGGTCCTGCCGATCTTCCACGACCGGAGGATCACGCTCGCCGCAGACGCCGCGGTGAACGGATGA